ACAATCGACCAGGGTTGCGCCAGGGCCCCTGAAGACACGGCAAACAACAAAATGGCCGATGCCCCCAACGGGCCGATCAAGTGCATGGCCACGGGCAGGCCAAACATCAGGCTGCACACCCAGACACTGAACAGTGTGCCAAGGGATACACCAATGGCGGCACGGCTCCATTCGGTAGGGCGGGTGTTCGTAGCCGCAGGCAACAGGCGGCTGATCCAGCGGGTTTGCATGGTAAGGACAATCCGGTGTTGTAGGCGTAGCCGAAAAAAAAGGGCCTGCGGGTTTCCCGACAAGCCCTTGAAAATGTCCCTTCATTTGGGGGAGGAACAGCTGCAGTCTGCCCCGTTATGGTGCAGTCTGCAAATGCATAATAATGCTGGTTAACTGCAATATTTTTGATACTTGGTAGCGTCAGGCCCTGGATGCGGTGGCTTTACGGGGGCGAAACCGGTCTGGCCAGCTTGCCCAATACACGCTCATGCACCTCATTGCTCAACAGCCGCTGCTCCATAAGGCTGCGCACGCCTGGGCTGTTGGCCAGCGGTCCCTTCAACACGAGCAAGGCATCACGCAGTTTCATCAACGTGCTGAGCTCTGGCATGCAGATCACCTTTGCACAGGCCGGAGCAGGGGCAAAAGGGCGCTGCTCCGGTGAGGGTTCACACGTGGCCAATAAGGAATAACGCATGACGTCGTGCTCCATAAATGAAGGGTATGGGTAGGGTGTTCAGATCCTTGAAAACATTCAGATGGGTGCATGGCGACGCTGTCGTCAATGCCGGGCATTGCGATACAAGAAGTGACATATCGGCCATTTACTCGGCAAGGGATCTAGGATTTGCGCCGGTGATTGTAAAGTGCCAAAACAACGAGGTGTTGTCAGGAAATGCGCAGCTAGAGATAAGATCTACGGAGAAGTTCGTAGGAGTGTTCAGTCCCAATAGTGGGCGTGGCGGCGGGGAAAAATCATGCCGCGATAAGCGCATTAGTGCTGATGTAACGTCTTACTTGAATTTACATCAGCGGATAAGCGTTGAAATACTTTGGGCGGTTAGTCGTCAAACCCTACTTGCTCGTGAATTTCATCCACTTTGAGTTCCAGCCGATACGCCACGGCGATAAACAGCGCCTGGCACAGGCACAGCGTGGCGCTCAGTGAGCGAAACGCGAACGAGCTGCCCTCATTGACCAGCAACACGCTGTTGGCCCGCTTGGCCAAGGGCGACAGGTTACTGTCAGTGATGATCAGGGTTTTGGCCTGATGCAACTGCGCGATGCGCAAGCAATGCTGGGTTTCCTTGCCATAGGGGGTAAAGCTGATGGCGATTACCAGGTCATTGGCGCGCACGCTGCGCATCTGCTCGCGATAACTGCCGCCCAGCCCGGACACCAGGTGAATGCGCTTGTTGGTGTGCTGCAGGTTGTACACCAGGTAATCGGCGACGGCGAACGAGCGCCGCACCCCGACCACATAAATGTTGTCGGCGTTGACCACCAGGTCCACCGCCTTGTCGAACGCCTGATCGTCGAGCTCCAGCCCCAGTCGCTCGATGCCTGACAGCGTGGCATTGATGCACTCACGCGCCAGGTCGCCGCCACTGGCCTTTTGCGACTTGTTGGCGATCATGCTGCGAATGCGCTGTTGATAGTTCTGAACCGGCGTCGCCTTGTGGGTATAGGCCTCGCGAAACAGCGCCTGCATTTCACTGAAACCACTGAACCCAAAACGTTGCGAGAAACGCACGATGGCCGAAGGGTGCACCTCGCACTCACGGGCGATATCACTGATCCGGTCGACCATGATCCGGTCGCTTTGCTGGCTCATGTAACTGGCAATACGTTTGAGCTGGCGCGGCAGGCTCTCGTATTCCTCGGTTATTAGCTGCAGAAGGCGTTCGGCATTGATCGGTGGGCTGACCGGTTCGCTCTCTGGCGTGTGGGCCGGCTGATCAGTGGATGGCATAGATGAGTCCTTATAGATGGCTCTTGTAGGGCAGGTAGCGGATTAGCGTGCGCAGTCTACAGCGTAGGCGCTTAAAAAATCCTGACCAGCCGTTCAATGACCCGATCGCTGAATCGATACAGGGTCGAAAAACAGAGCCCGCCGACGGATATGGAACAAAAATTCTACATTAAAATTTTATGGAATAAATATTGTTTATTGTGTGCGGACGTTTTAGTCTTCATTCCACAAAGAGCGCTCAGGCCTTAGGTGCGATGAGTGCAGGCTGATAAAAATAACAGGAGCCAGCATGGGACAGACTCGTTTTGCCACAGGGCGTGATTTGGATTTGATCTGCCTTGGACGCCTGGGCGTCGACCTCTACTCGCAGCAAGTAGGGGCACGCCTGGAGGACGTCAGCAGTTTTGCCAAATACCTTGGCGGCTCATCGGCCAATATCGCTTTCGGTACTGCGCGACTGGGCTTGCGCTCAGCCATGTTGAGCCGGGTGGGCGATGACCACATGGGCCGCTTTCTGACCGAATCCCTGGCCCGCGAAGGCTGTGACGTCAGCGCCATCACCATCGATACGCAGCGCCTGACCGCGCTGGTGCTGCTGGGCCTCAAGGACCGCGAAACCTTCCCGCTGGTGTTCTACCGCGAAAACTGTGCCGACATGGCGCTGCGGGCAGAGGACATCAACCCGGCCTTTATCGCTTCTAGCAAGGCATTGCTGATTACCGGCACCCACTTCTCCACCGAGGGCGTGTACCAGGCCAGCATTCAGGCGCTGGACTATGCCCGGCAGCACAACGTACGGCGGGTGCTGGATATCGACTATCGCCCTGTCCTGTGGGGGCTGGCGGGCAAGGCCGATGGCGAGACCCGTTTTGTCGAAGACCACAAGGTCACTGCCCACGTGCAATCGATCCTGCCGCGCTTTGACCTGATCGTTGGCACCGAAGAAGAGTTTCTGATTGCCGGTGGCGGCACTGACTTGCTGGCTGCATTGCGCGCAGTGCGCGGCCTGACCGCTGCCACGCTGGTGGTCAAGCTGGGGCCGCAGGGGTGCACCGTGATCCACGGTGAAATCCCGGCCCGGCTGGAAGATGGCGCCATTTACCCGGGTGTGCAGGTTGAAGTGCTCAACGTGCTGGGTGCGGGTGATGCCTTTATGTCCGGCTTTCTCAGTGGCTGGCTGGAGGACGCGAGCGATGAGCGTTGCTGCCAGTTGGCCAATGCCTGCGGTGGGCTGGTGGTGTCGCGCCATGCCTGCGCCCCGGCCATGCCGACGCGCGCCGAGCTCGATTACCTGTTCAACAGCCCGGTGCCGATTACCCGGCCTGATCAGGATGTGGCGTTGCAGCGTTTGCATCAGGTCAGCGTGCCGCGCAAACAGTGGAAGCAGCTGTTTGTGTTCGCATTCGATCACCGCTGGCAGCTGGTTGAAGTTGCCCAGCAGTACGGCCGCGATCACGACAGCATCTGCGCCCTCAAACAGCTGTTTATCCAAGCGGTGGAACGGGTCGAAACCGACTTGCGCCGCCAGGGCATCGACGCCGATATCGGGTTGCTGGCCGACCAGCGTTTCGGGCAGGACTCACTGAACGCCGCCACCGGTCGCGGCTGGTGGATTGCCCGTCCGGTAGAGGTTCAAGGCTCGCGGCCACTGGCCTTTGAGCATGGCCGTTCGATCGGCAGCAACCTGATTGCCTGGCCACAAGAACACATCATCAAATGCCTGGTGCAATTCCACCCCGATGACGAGCCGCTGCTGCGCCTTGAGCAGGAAGCACAGATCAAGGGGCTGTATGACGCATCACTGATCAGCGGGCATGAACTGCTGCTGGAAATCATCCCGCCCAAAGACCATCCCTCAACTCATCCGGACGTGCTGTACCGCTCCATCAAGCGTTTGTACAACCTGGGCATTTTCCCGGCCTGGTGGAAAATCGAAGCGCAGACCGCGCAGGTGTGGGAGCAACTCGACGCGCTGATCAACGAGCGCGACCCGTATTGTCGGGGCGTGGTGCTGTTGGGTCTGAATGCGCCGGCCTCGGTGCTGGCCGAAGGCTTCAGGCAGGCACGCCAGAGCACCACCTGTCGAGGTTTTGCCGTGGGCCGCACGATCTTCCAGGAGCCGAGCCGCGCCTGGTTGGCGGGTGAGATAGACGACCAGACGCTGATCGAACGTGTGCAAGGGACCTTTGTGCAGTTGATCGAATCCTGGCAAGTGGCCCGCAGGTAAGTCCCTTGTGTGGGAGCGAGCCTGCTCGCGATGCAGCCAACGCGGGGTATCTGACACACCGCAGCGCCCCCATCGCGAGCAGGCTCGCTCCCACAAGTCATCAAAGGTTTAATTTTAAAAACAATAATAGGTGCAGCCATGCCCGCTATCCGTATTGGCATCAACCCGATTTCCTGGAGCAACGATGACTTGCCGTCATTGGGCGGCGAGACGCCGTTGAGCACTGCACTCACCGAAGGCAAGCAAATCGGTTACGAAGGCTTCGAGCTCAACGGCAAGTTCCCCAAGGACGCCAAGGGCGTCGGCGATGTACTGCGCCCCTATGATCTGGCGCTGGTGTCGGGCTGGTATTCCAGCCGTCTGGCCCGCCGCTCGGCAGCCGAAGAAATCGACGCTATCGCCAGCCACGTGCATTTGCTGGCAGAAAACGGCGCCAAGGTGCTGGTGTACGGCGAAGTGGCCGACTCGATTCAGGGTCAGCGTATCCCGCTGGTGGAGCGCCCGCGGTTTCACACCGAACAGGCCTGGCAAACCTACGCCGACAAACTCAGCGAGCTGGCGCAGTTCACCTTGTCCAAAGGCGTTCGTCTGGCCTACCACCACCACATGGGCGCCTACGTCGAATCGCCGTCCGACATCGACACCCTGATGCGCCTGACCAGCCCCGATGTGGGCCTGCTGTTCGACGCGGGCCACTGCTACATGGGCGGCGGCGAGCCGATCGAGGT
This genomic stretch from Pseudomonas deceptionensis harbors:
- a CDS encoding type VI secretion system contractile sheath small subunit, with the translated sequence MRYSLLATCEPSPEQRPFAPAPACAKVICMPELSTLMKLRDALLVLKGPLANSPGVRSLMEQRLLSNEVHERVLGKLARPVSPP
- the iolE gene encoding myo-inosose-2 dehydratase, coding for MPAIRIGINPISWSNDDLPSLGGETPLSTALTEGKQIGYEGFELNGKFPKDAKGVGDVLRPYDLALVSGWYSSRLARRSAAEEIDAIASHVHLLAENGAKVLVYGEVADSIQGQRIPLVERPRFHTEQAWQTYADKLSELAQFTLSKGVRLAYHHHMGAYVESPSDIDTLMRLTSPDVGLLFDAGHCYMGGGEPIEVLRKHIDRVCHVHFKDVRKAVVQLARNNLWSFPDCIINGTFTVPGDGDIDFAALLDVLLAADYHGWLVVEAEQDPAVAPSFAYAQKGYQTLRGLLDARVAR
- a CDS encoding bifunctional 5-dehydro-2-deoxygluconokinase/5-dehydro-2-deoxyphosphogluconate aldolase, whose translation is MGQTRFATGRDLDLICLGRLGVDLYSQQVGARLEDVSSFAKYLGGSSANIAFGTARLGLRSAMLSRVGDDHMGRFLTESLAREGCDVSAITIDTQRLTALVLLGLKDRETFPLVFYRENCADMALRAEDINPAFIASSKALLITGTHFSTEGVYQASIQALDYARQHNVRRVLDIDYRPVLWGLAGKADGETRFVEDHKVTAHVQSILPRFDLIVGTEEEFLIAGGGTDLLAALRAVRGLTAATLVVKLGPQGCTVIHGEIPARLEDGAIYPGVQVEVLNVLGAGDAFMSGFLSGWLEDASDERCCQLANACGGLVVSRHACAPAMPTRAELDYLFNSPVPITRPDQDVALQRLHQVSVPRKQWKQLFVFAFDHRWQLVEVAQQYGRDHDSICALKQLFIQAVERVETDLRRQGIDADIGLLADQRFGQDSLNAATGRGWWIARPVEVQGSRPLAFEHGRSIGSNLIAWPQEHIIKCLVQFHPDDEPLLRLEQEAQIKGLYDASLISGHELLLEIIPPKDHPSTHPDVLYRSIKRLYNLGIFPAWWKIEAQTAQVWEQLDALINERDPYCRGVVLLGLNAPASVLAEGFRQARQSTTCRGFAVGRTIFQEPSRAWLAGEIDDQTLIERVQGTFVQLIESWQVARR
- a CDS encoding MurR/RpiR family transcriptional regulator, which produces MPSTDQPAHTPESEPVSPPINAERLLQLITEEYESLPRQLKRIASYMSQQSDRIMVDRISDIARECEVHPSAIVRFSQRFGFSGFSEMQALFREAYTHKATPVQNYQQRIRSMIANKSQKASGGDLARECINATLSGIERLGLELDDQAFDKAVDLVVNADNIYVVGVRRSFAVADYLVYNLQHTNKRIHLVSGLGGSYREQMRSVRANDLVIAISFTPYGKETQHCLRIAQLHQAKTLIITDSNLSPLAKRANSVLLVNEGSSFAFRSLSATLCLCQALFIAVAYRLELKVDEIHEQVGFDD